In a genomic window of Williamwhitmania taraxaci:
- a CDS encoding YceI family protein, whose protein sequence is MKTTILSLLALATALSVNAQDKWSVDKSHTSVNFSVSHLVITDIDGQFKRYEGSVVSPSSDFVGATVNFSVDVNSINTNNEGRDKHLMGDDFFNAEKFPKMVFKSVSFVKKNGNKYALTGDLTIRDITKRVTFDVNYGGTVKDAYGNTKAGFKATTVIDRIEYGLKWNALIETGGATVGKEVTITVNIELSKEK, encoded by the coding sequence ATGAAAACAACAATCCTTTCATTGCTGGCACTGGCCACAGCTCTTTCGGTAAATGCGCAAGATAAATGGAGCGTAGACAAGTCACACACGAGCGTCAACTTCTCGGTTTCCCACTTGGTGATTACTGATATTGACGGACAATTTAAACGTTATGAAGGTTCTGTGGTATCCCCTTCATCCGACTTTGTTGGAGCCACCGTTAATTTTTCCGTTGATGTGAATAGCATCAATACCAATAACGAGGGTCGCGACAAACATCTGATGGGCGATGATTTTTTCAATGCCGAAAAGTTCCCGAAGATGGTATTTAAGAGTGTTTCCTTTGTGAAGAAAAACGGTAACAAGTATGCTCTCACTGGAGATTTAACCATCCGCGATATAACGAAGCGGGTTACATTTGACGTTAACTACGGTGGAACAGTGAAAGATGCATATGGAAATACAAAAGCAGGATTCAAGGCCACTACGGTTATAGACCGTATCGAATACGGATTGAAGTGGAATGCCCTCATCGAAACTGGTGGAGCTACAGTAGGAAAAGAGGTTACCATAACTGTGAATATTGAACTTTCGAAAGAGAAATAA